Proteins encoded within one genomic window of Flavobacterium gilvum:
- a CDS encoding acyltransferase family protein, protein MTKDRLISLDVFRGLTILLMTIVNNPGNWATVYPPLLHSEWHGCTPTDLVFPFFIFIMGVAVSFAMPTKNYDSTTFSKIFTRSLRMICLGIFFNFFGKIQLFGLEEIPLVICRLLITAAVGYALMGNFNAKLKTYLVISIFAIYIILAYSGIEDYEIVRLPGVLQRIGIVYFITSLLYLKTTQRTQLLVTIGILLSYWAIMTLIPAPGFEITNLEKGTNLAAWTDSLLLKDHMWQMTKTWDPEGILSTIPAIATGIIGLLIGQLLNSPALKTEKVKKIFLIGIVLIVLGQLWNIVFPINKSLWTSSYVLFTAGLATLILSILYYCIDIAGIKKGTKLFLIWGVNPMIVFFLSEIIPQAMIMISFPNPINPTKKINLLNYLYITGVEPFFNNPMTASLTFALIYAGLWSILLAYFYKKKMYFKV, encoded by the coding sequence ATGACCAAAGACCGCCTTATTTCGCTTGATGTTTTTAGAGGATTAACCATCCTGTTAATGACCATCGTCAACAACCCGGGAAACTGGGCCACCGTTTACCCTCCTCTACTTCACTCCGAATGGCACGGTTGCACTCCAACCGACTTAGTTTTTCCTTTTTTCATTTTCATTATGGGAGTAGCTGTTTCTTTTGCCATGCCAACCAAAAATTACGACAGCACTACTTTTAGCAAAATATTTACTCGTTCGTTACGAATGATTTGTTTGGGAATATTTTTTAATTTTTTTGGAAAAATACAACTCTTCGGACTTGAAGAAATACCCTTAGTAATTTGTCGTTTACTTATCACAGCAGCTGTAGGTTATGCATTGATGGGGAATTTCAATGCAAAGCTAAAAACCTATTTGGTGATTTCTATTTTTGCAATTTATATAATCTTAGCTTACAGCGGCATCGAAGACTATGAAATCGTGAGACTTCCTGGAGTTTTGCAACGCATTGGAATTGTGTATTTCATAACTTCTCTTTTGTATCTAAAGACTACTCAAAGAACACAATTATTGGTTACGATTGGAATACTACTAAGCTATTGGGCAATTATGACCCTTATTCCAGCACCTGGATTCGAAATCACAAACCTAGAAAAAGGAACCAACTTAGCCGCTTGGACAGATAGTCTTTTATTAAAAGACCATATGTGGCAAATGACCAAAACTTGGGATCCTGAAGGAATTCTTAGCACAATTCCGGCAATTGCAACAGGAATCATTGGTTTATTAATCGGGCAATTACTAAATAGTCCCGCATTAAAAACAGAAAAAGTAAAAAAAATATTCCTAATCGGAATCGTACTTATCGTTTTGGGACAATTATGGAATATTGTTTTCCCTATCAACAAATCACTTTGGACTAGTTCTTATGTTCTTTTCACTGCGGGATTGGCTACATTAATTTTATCCATTTTATATTATTGTATTGACATTGCCGGCATTAAAAAAGGAACTAAATTATTTCTTATTTGGGGTGTGAATCCTATGATTGTATTCTTTCTGTCCGAAATAATTCCGCAGGCAATGATTATGATTTCTTTCCCAAATCCAATAAATCCAACGAAAAAAATCAACCTTTTGAATTATCTTTATATCACAGGGGTTGAGCCTTTTTTCAATAATCCCATGACGGCTTCATTAACATTTGCCTTGATTTATGCCGGTTTATGGTCGATACTTTTGGCTTACTTCTACAAAAAGAAAATGTATTTCAAAGTTTAA
- a CDS encoding nucleoside-diphosphate kinase, translating to MATNRTFTMIKPDAVANGHIGNILAMITNGGFKIVSLKLTQLTVADAQAFYAVHAARPFYGELVEFMSRGPIVAAILEKENAVEDFRTLIGATNPAEAAEGTIRKAYATSIGENAVHGSDSDENAAIESAFHFAGREQF from the coding sequence ATGGCGACTAACAGAACTTTTACAATGATTAAACCAGATGCTGTTGCAAATGGACACATCGGAAACATATTGGCAATGATTACAAACGGTGGTTTTAAAATCGTTTCTTTGAAATTAACGCAATTAACTGTAGCAGATGCTCAAGCTTTTTACGCGGTACACGCTGCAAGACCTTTCTACGGAGAATTGGTAGAATTTATGTCAAGAGGTCCTATCGTTGCTGCTATTTTAGAAAAAGAAAATGCTGTTGAAGATTTCAGAACTTTAATTGGTGCTACAAATCCAGCCGAAGCTGCCGAAGGAACTATCCGTAAAGCATACGCAACTTCAATAGGAGAAAATGCCGTTCACGGATCAGACAGCGACGAAAATGCTGCTATCGAAAGTGCATTCCACTTTGCAGGAAGAGAGCAGTTTTAA
- a CDS encoding polysaccharide deacetylase family protein produces MNDKKQIFQTSTKKRWRTFQWSSRLILFVLVLMVPIFYITLKRGTKPQLPILANGTEFGRTLDNPIISKDLTVEELKKFKGFDYFLRAKSKVEKLQKQTVTPKTNDVVRAAFLVDWDPQSLFSLKRNVDKLNMVVPEWFFIDPKTDLLRTEIDTAALKVMKKAKVKIVPLINNINESLGEGNFDGDLIHRILHDKSKKERLINDIVKTLNKYKLQGINVDFEEFKENSDEPIIAFQKELYEKLHPLGYLVTQDIMANDEDFNIKALSKYNDYMFLMAYDEHYAESNPGDISSQKWIERVVDKTAKEIPSSKIILCIAGYGYDWEEKREGETITYDQAIAIAKQHNVPIKFNDNSYNNSFSYADINGKKHQVNFTDAVTNFNSIRFSDEYGLAGTALWRLGSEDQRLWSYYQRSLTSESISKKPFDFKALEVVNAGIESPAYIGDGEILNVIADPEPGKIHLEIDKDNTIITEQKYLELPTKYVISKFGNVHKQVILTFDDGPDPNYTPQILDILKKEKVPAVFFVIGIQGESNIPLLQRIYTEGHEIGNHTFTHPNMALVSSDRASSEMETTRLLIEATTGRSTVLFRAPYNADAEPTTEAELKPIALSKAQNYYTVGESIDPNDWEIGVTANTIYNRTVKEYEANPDKGIILLHDAGGNRQATVDALPRIIKYFKSKNVQFTTVYHLLGKTKEEIMPKAKENYLTVDNIIFDFGYWFGHFIVATFWVAILLGFLRIGLMAIMAFVKKWNDYKYPPAYEINGENPKVSIIVPAYNEEINAVKTIENLLCQDYSDFDIVFVDDGSKDKTFEMVNSAFKDNPKVKVHTKPNGGKASALNYGITLTQNDYVVCIDADTQLKKDAISQLMKSFTLQLKNNIEIGAIAGNVKVGNENTMLTKWQSIEYTTAQNFDRRAFDLINGITVVPGAIGAFKKSAIEKAGGFTTDTLAEDCDLTIRILRSGYRIVNCIEAVAITEAPESLKEFMKQRFRWSYGIMQAFWKNRDACFNPKYKGLGMVALPNILIFQVVLPIFAPLADLVLILSLIWNHNNPESLYKILVYYLVFMLVDILVSIVAFVFEKEKLSKLFWLIPQRFVYRQLMYVILFRALRKALKGESQGWGILTRTGNVATVK; encoded by the coding sequence ATGAATGATAAAAAACAAATATTTCAGACTTCTACAAAAAAGCGCTGGAGAACTTTTCAATGGTCAAGCCGATTAATTTTGTTTGTTCTTGTGTTGATGGTTCCCATTTTTTATATCACTTTAAAAAGAGGGACAAAACCTCAATTGCCGATTTTGGCTAATGGTACAGAATTTGGTCGTACGCTTGATAATCCAATTATTTCAAAGGATTTGACCGTAGAGGAATTAAAAAAGTTTAAAGGCTTTGATTATTTTTTGAGGGCAAAATCGAAAGTCGAAAAACTACAAAAACAAACAGTTACTCCCAAAACCAATGATGTTGTTCGAGCTGCTTTTTTAGTCGATTGGGATCCACAAAGTTTATTTTCGCTTAAAAGAAATGTTGACAAGCTTAATATGGTGGTTCCGGAATGGTTTTTTATTGATCCTAAAACCGATTTGTTACGAACTGAAATTGACACTGCCGCATTGAAGGTGATGAAGAAAGCAAAGGTAAAAATTGTTCCATTAATCAATAACATCAATGAATCATTAGGCGAAGGTAATTTTGATGGAGATCTTATCCATCGTATTCTTCACGACAAATCAAAAAAGGAAAGACTTATTAATGATATTGTAAAGACCTTAAATAAATACAAACTCCAAGGAATAAATGTCGATTTTGAGGAATTTAAAGAGAATAGTGATGAACCCATAATTGCGTTTCAAAAAGAGCTATATGAAAAACTTCATCCTCTAGGCTATTTGGTTACGCAAGATATAATGGCCAATGATGAGGACTTTAACATAAAAGCATTGTCTAAATACAATGATTATATGTTTTTGATGGCTTATGATGAGCATTATGCAGAAAGTAATCCAGGTGATATCAGCAGTCAGAAATGGATTGAAAGAGTTGTGGATAAAACGGCAAAGGAAATTCCGTCAAGCAAAATTATTCTTTGTATTGCTGGTTATGGTTACGATTGGGAGGAAAAAAGAGAAGGTGAAACAATTACGTATGATCAGGCAATTGCCATAGCAAAACAGCACAATGTGCCAATAAAATTTAATGATAACAGCTATAATAATTCTTTTAGTTATGCGGATATTAATGGTAAAAAGCATCAGGTTAATTTTACTGATGCAGTAACTAATTTTAATTCTATTCGGTTCAGTGATGAATATGGCTTGGCAGGGACTGCATTGTGGAGATTAGGAAGTGAGGACCAGCGTTTGTGGAGTTATTATCAACGAAGCCTGACTAGCGAGAGTATCAGCAAAAAACCTTTTGATTTCAAAGCACTGGAAGTTGTCAATGCCGGAATCGAAAGTCCTGCTTACATTGGTGACGGAGAAATTTTGAATGTTATTGCCGATCCAGAACCGGGAAAAATACATTTGGAAATTGATAAAGACAATACTATTATTACTGAGCAAAAGTATCTGGAATTGCCAACTAAATATGTAATCAGTAAATTCGGGAATGTGCACAAGCAGGTTATTTTGACCTTTGATGATGGACCAGATCCTAATTATACACCACAAATTTTAGATATTTTAAAGAAAGAAAAAGTACCGGCTGTATTTTTTGTAATCGGTATTCAGGGTGAAAGTAATATTCCTTTGCTGCAAAGAATTTATACTGAAGGACATGAAATAGGCAATCACACATTTACGCATCCTAATATGGCACTGGTTAGTTCTGATAGAGCGTCGTCTGAAATGGAAACAACAAGGTTGTTAATTGAAGCCACCACAGGAAGAAGCACAGTACTTTTTAGAGCGCCTTATAATGCAGATGCTGAACCAACAACAGAAGCCGAATTAAAGCCAATTGCATTAAGCAAAGCTCAAAATTATTATACTGTCGGAGAAAGTATTGATCCTAATGATTGGGAAATAGGTGTAACGGCAAATACAATTTACAATAGAACAGTAAAAGAATACGAAGCCAATCCAGATAAAGGAATCATTTTGCTTCATGACGCCGGTGGAAACAGACAGGCAACCGTTGATGCATTACCCAGAATTATAAAATATTTTAAAAGTAAAAATGTTCAGTTTACAACCGTTTATCATTTGCTTGGCAAAACCAAAGAAGAAATTATGCCTAAAGCAAAAGAGAATTATCTAACAGTTGATAATATAATTTTTGATTTTGGTTATTGGTTTGGACACTTTATTGTTGCGACATTTTGGGTTGCCATTTTACTTGGATTTTTGCGTATTGGGTTAATGGCAATAATGGCTTTTGTGAAGAAATGGAACGATTATAAATACCCTCCCGCTTATGAAATTAATGGGGAAAATCCGAAAGTAAGTATTATTGTGCCAGCTTATAATGAAGAAATCAATGCAGTAAAGACTATCGAAAATTTACTTTGCCAGGATTATTCGGATTTTGATATTGTTTTTGTGGATGACGGTTCGAAAGATAAAACTTTTGAAATGGTAAATTCCGCTTTCAAAGATAATCCGAAGGTGAAAGTACATACAAAACCTAACGGAGGAAAAGCTTCTGCATTGAATTACGGTATCACATTGACACAAAACGATTATGTTGTTTGTATTGATGCAGATACACAATTAAAGAAAGATGCTATTTCGCAATTAATGAAAAGTTTCACACTTCAATTGAAAAACAATATCGAAATTGGCGCAATAGCTGGAAATGTAAAGGTGGGTAATGAAAATACAATGCTTACCAAATGGCAAAGTATTGAATATACAACCGCCCAGAATTTTGACCGACGAGCTTTTGATTTAATTAATGGAATAACTGTCGTTCCTGGTGCAATTGGTGCTTTTAAGAAATCAGCAATAGAAAAAGCTGGAGGTTTTACAACCGATACCCTTGCCGAAGATTGTGATTTAACCATTCGAATTTTGAGAAGTGGTTATCGAATTGTAAACTGCATAGAAGCCGTTGCTATTACCGAAGCCCCAGAGAGTCTGAAGGAATTTATGAAGCAGCGTTTTAGATGGAGTTATGGCATTATGCAGGCTTTCTGGAAAAATAGAGATGCCTGTTTCAACCCAAAATACAAAGGTTTAGGAATGGTGGCATTGCCTAATATTTTGATTTTTCAGGTTGTATTGCCAATATTTGCGCCATTGGCAGATTTAGTGCTTATTTTGAGCTTAATCTGGAATCATAACAATCCGGAAAGTCTGTATAAAATACTGGTTTATTATCTTGTTTTTATGCTTGTAGATATATTAGTGAGCATAGTTGCCTTTGTTTTTGAAAAAGAAAAATTGAGTAAATTATTCTGGTTAATCCCTCAACGATTTGTTTACCGACAATTGATGTATGTAATTTTATTTAGGGCACTTCGAAAAGCCTTGAAAGGGGAAAGTCAAGGTTGGGGAATCTTAACAAGAACAGGGAATGTCGCTACGGTTAAATGA
- a CDS encoding DUF721 domain-containing protein: MTKRLNNQSTVGDVLKQIIEVNKLQAGMDQIDVKDAWRNLMGNGVNSYTQNVVLKGSTLYVELTSAVLREELSHGKSKIVRMINEELRRDVVKDVVLR, from the coding sequence ATGACAAAAAGACTGAATAATCAAAGTACTGTTGGGGATGTGTTGAAGCAAATTATTGAAGTCAATAAATTGCAGGCAGGAATGGACCAAATTGACGTAAAGGATGCTTGGCGTAATTTGATGGGAAACGGTGTAAATAGTTATACCCAAAATGTTGTTTTGAAAGGATCGACGCTTTATGTTGAGCTGACATCGGCGGTTTTGCGAGAGGAATTAAGCCACGGTAAGTCTAAGATTGTAAGAATGATTAATGAAGAATTACGCAGGGATGTAGTCAAGGATGTGGTTTTGAGGTGA
- the ftsY gene encoding signal recognition particle-docking protein FtsY, translating into MSFFKKIFSSEKKDQGISQEAKQSLDKGLEKTKTSFFTKLTKAVAGKSKVDDDVLDNLEEILVSSDVGVNTTLKIITRIEKRVEEDKYLGTDELNQILRDEIAGLLSETNTGEATEFVIPVDTKPYVLMVVGVNGVGKTTTIGKLAHQFKKAGHKVVLGAADTFRAAAIDQLQIWADRVDVPIVRQEMGSDPASVAFDTLQSAVAQKADVVIIDTAGRLHNKINLMNELSKVKRVMQKVVGDAPHDVMLVLDGSTGQNAFEQAKQFTTATEVSCLAVTKLDGTAKGGVVIGISDQFQIPVKYIGVGEGIDDLQVFNKYEFVDSFFK; encoded by the coding sequence ATGAGCTTTTTTAAAAAAATATTTTCTTCTGAGAAAAAAGACCAAGGTATAAGCCAAGAGGCGAAACAATCTTTAGACAAAGGTCTGGAAAAAACAAAAACTTCTTTTTTTACCAAATTAACCAAAGCTGTGGCTGGAAAGTCAAAAGTGGATGATGATGTTTTGGATAATTTGGAAGAAATTCTTGTTTCTTCGGATGTGGGCGTTAATACAACCCTGAAAATTATTACCCGAATTGAAAAAAGAGTTGAGGAAGATAAATACCTTGGTACTGATGAACTCAATCAAATTTTGAGAGACGAAATCGCAGGATTGTTATCCGAAACGAATACGGGAGAAGCTACAGAATTTGTCATCCCAGTAGATACAAAACCTTATGTTTTGATGGTTGTTGGGGTAAATGGTGTAGGTAAAACAACTACAATTGGTAAATTGGCTCATCAATTTAAGAAAGCAGGTCATAAAGTAGTTTTGGGTGCGGCTGATACTTTCCGTGCTGCGGCTATTGACCAATTACAGATTTGGGCAGATAGAGTTGATGTTCCTATTGTTCGTCAGGAAATGGGAAGCGATCCAGCTTCTGTCGCTTTTGATACTTTGCAATCGGCGGTGGCTCAAAAAGCGGATGTTGTTATTATAGACACAGCGGGTCGTTTGCACAATAAAATTAACCTGATGAACGAACTTTCGAAAGTGAAAAGAGTAATGCAAAAAGTGGTTGGCGATGCCCCACATGATGTAATGCTTGTTTTGGATGGTTCTACAGGTCAAAACGCATTTGAACAAGCCAAACAGTTTACTACTGCGACTGAGGTTTCCTGCCTAGCGGTTACCAAACTTGATGGAACTGCAAAAGGTGGTGTAGTTATTGGTATTTCTGACCAATTTCAAATTCCTGTTAAATACATTGGTGTTGGAGAAGGAATTGATGATTTGCAGGTTTTCAATAAATACGAGTTTGTGGATAGCTTTTTTAAATAA
- a CDS encoding DUF4295 domain-containing protein, producing the protein MAKKTVASLQTASKRLSKAIKMVKSPKTGAYTFVESIMAPEEVDEFLKKK; encoded by the coding sequence ATGGCAAAGAAAACCGTTGCATCGTTACAAACAGCTTCAAAGAGATTGTCAAAAGCCATCAAAATGGTAAAATCTCCTAAAACTGGCGCTTATACATTCGTAGAATCTATTATGGCTCCTGAAGAAGTTGATGAATTCTTGAAAAAGAAATAA
- the rpmG gene encoding 50S ribosomal protein L33, whose protein sequence is MAKKGNRIQVILECTEHKASGVAGTSRYITTKNKKNTPDRLEIKKFNPILKRVTVHKEIK, encoded by the coding sequence ATGGCAAAGAAAGGAAATAGAATCCAGGTAATTTTAGAGTGTACAGAGCACAAAGCATCAGGTGTTGCTGGAACTTCTCGATACATAACTACTAAGAACAAAAAAAATACTCCAGACAGATTAGAGATTAAAAAATTTAATCCAATCTTGAAAAGAGTTACTGTTCATAAAGAAATTAAATAA
- the rpmB gene encoding 50S ribosomal protein L28, whose amino-acid sequence MSRVCDLTGKRAMVGNNVSHAMNKTKRKFSVNLVKKRFYLPEEDRWITLRVAASTIKTINKNGIAAVLKKAQSEGFIK is encoded by the coding sequence ATGTCAAGAGTTTGTGACCTTACAGGTAAAAGAGCGATGGTAGGAAATAACGTTTCTCACGCTATGAACAAAACTAAGAGAAAATTTTCTGTTAACTTAGTTAAAAAGCGTTTTTATCTTCCAGAAGAAGATAGATGGATTACTCTTAGAGTAGCAGCATCTACGATAAAAACAATTAATAAAAATGGAATCGCTGCAGTTTTGAAAAAAGCGCAGTCAGAAGGATTTATTAAATAA
- a CDS encoding CinA family nicotinamide mononucleotide deamidase-related protein translates to MKATIITIGDEILIGQIVDTNSGFIAKSLDKIGVEIHEMISISDNKKHILDTFAKLQNTVDLVIITGGLGPTKDDVTKKTFCDYFGDTLVVDEVVLAHVTQLIEGYFKKKITQINKDQALVPSKCTVLHNQVGTAPGMWVKKENTVFVSLPGVPFEMKYLVENEVVPKLVKEYERPYILHKTILTYGQGESLVAERLEEWENSLPEFLKLAYLPSPGKLRLRISGRGTEKEKLEQAITEYVNSLDAVIHDIIVGFEEDETIEVILGRLLKEKKATLATAESCTGGKIAELITSVSGASNYFKGSVVSYATDVKINVLGISEKLIEKHSVVSAEVAKAMALNVKTLLKSDYAIATTGNAGPAKGEADADVGTVYIALATPNGVLVEGFDFGQPREKVIDRASVKGLEILLKEISKKEQ, encoded by the coding sequence ATGAAGGCAACGATAATTACTATAGGTGATGAAATTCTAATTGGTCAAATTGTGGATACCAATTCAGGTTTTATAGCGAAGTCACTAGATAAAATTGGAGTAGAAATTCACGAAATGATTTCGATAAGTGACAATAAAAAACATATTCTCGATACTTTTGCAAAACTCCAAAACACGGTAGATTTGGTTATTATAACCGGTGGTTTAGGTCCTACAAAAGATGATGTTACCAAGAAAACTTTTTGTGATTATTTTGGCGATACCTTGGTGGTTGATGAGGTTGTTTTGGCACATGTCACCCAACTTATAGAAGGGTATTTTAAGAAAAAAATAACTCAAATCAATAAAGATCAGGCGTTGGTGCCTTCTAAGTGTACGGTGCTTCATAATCAAGTAGGTACGGCACCGGGGATGTGGGTAAAAAAAGAAAATACAGTTTTTGTGTCGCTTCCGGGAGTTCCTTTTGAAATGAAATATTTGGTCGAAAATGAAGTTGTCCCAAAGTTAGTGAAAGAATATGAGCGTCCATATATTCTGCACAAAACAATATTGACTTATGGACAAGGAGAAAGTTTGGTAGCTGAACGTCTGGAAGAATGGGAAAATAGCTTGCCTGAATTTTTAAAATTGGCGTATTTGCCAAGTCCGGGAAAATTGCGTTTGCGTATTTCAGGGCGAGGAACTGAAAAGGAGAAGTTGGAGCAGGCTATTACAGAATATGTAAATTCTTTGGATGCTGTTATTCATGACATCATAGTTGGATTTGAGGAAGATGAGACAATAGAAGTGATTTTGGGGCGATTGTTGAAAGAGAAAAAAGCCACTTTGGCTACAGCTGAAAGTTGTACTGGAGGTAAAATTGCAGAGTTGATAACTTCGGTTTCGGGGGCTTCCAATTATTTTAAGGGAAGTGTGGTTTCTTATGCGACAGATGTGAAGATAAATGTGCTGGGTATTTCCGAAAAATTGATAGAAAAACATTCGGTTGTCAGTGCTGAAGTTGCAAAAGCAATGGCTCTGAACGTGAAAACATTACTGAAATCAGACTATGCTATTGCTACTACGGGTAATGCAGGGCCTGCAAAAGGAGAGGCTGATGCCGATGTAGGAACGGTTTATATTGCCTTGGCAACGCCAAATGGGGTTCTGGTAGAAGGGTTTGATTTCGGTCAACCACGTGAAAAAGTGATAGATAGAGCTTCTGTTAAAGGGCTTGAAATATTATTGAAAGAAATTTCAAAAAAAGAGCAATAA
- a CDS encoding Hpt domain-containing protein, whose protein sequence is MALKYNLAKVYALSDNDPEFVDEVLNLFVTEVPEDLKKIGEGIKNKDFKQTYAFAHKLKPTLDLLGLNVAFEEILQIEAWTKEEGKKKEIIETYKSVKSQVKDAIKELRKDFNL, encoded by the coding sequence ATGGCTTTAAAATACAATTTAGCAAAAGTGTACGCGCTTTCAGATAATGATCCAGAGTTTGTGGATGAGGTTTTGAACTTGTTTGTTACGGAAGTTCCAGAAGATTTGAAAAAAATCGGAGAAGGAATAAAGAATAAAGATTTTAAGCAAACTTATGCCTTTGCGCATAAATTGAAGCCAACGCTGGATTTGCTTGGATTGAATGTGGCATTCGAGGAAATTCTTCAAATTGAGGCATGGACAAAAGAAGAAGGTAAAAAGAAAGAGATAATAGAAACATATAAGAGTGTCAAATCTCAAGTGAAAGACGCGATAAAAGAACTGAGAAAAGATTTTAATCTTTAA
- a CDS encoding fumarylacetoacetate hydrolase family protein, with amino-acid sequence MKIICIGRNYASHIEELKNERPSEPVVFLKPDSAILLKQHPFVIPEFSEDVHHELELIVKISKVGKYIEPKFAHKYYDEISVGIDFTARDLQAKLKEKGLPWEKAKAFDGSAVIGDFLNKSQFVSLENVNFELKNNNSTVQKGNSNMMMWNIDELVSYVSRFFTLKIGDIIFTGTPAGVAAVRPDDVLEGFLEGQKLFRIQVK; translated from the coding sequence ATGAAAATAATCTGTATCGGACGAAATTATGCCAGTCATATAGAAGAGTTAAAAAACGAGCGTCCTTCGGAGCCGGTTGTTTTTTTGAAACCAGATTCGGCTATTTTGTTAAAACAACACCCTTTTGTAATTCCGGAATTCTCAGAGGATGTTCATCATGAACTTGAGCTTATTGTGAAAATAAGTAAAGTAGGGAAGTATATTGAGCCCAAATTTGCCCATAAATATTACGATGAGATTAGTGTGGGGATAGATTTTACTGCAAGGGATTTGCAGGCAAAGCTGAAAGAAAAAGGGCTGCCGTGGGAAAAAGCCAAGGCATTTGATGGTTCTGCGGTTATTGGTGATTTTTTGAATAAAAGTCAGTTTGTTTCGTTGGAAAATGTTAATTTTGAATTGAAGAATAATAATTCTACGGTACAAAAAGGGAATTCCAATATGATGATGTGGAATATTGATGAGTTGGTATCATATGTTTCCCGTTTTTTTACATTAAAGATTGGGGATATTATTTTTACAGGTACACCGGCTGGAGTTGCGGCAGTAAGACCAGATGATGTTTTAGAAGGATTTTTAGAAGGACAAAAACTATTTAGAATACAAGTAAAATAA
- a CDS encoding 3'-5' exonuclease: MELKLNKPICFFDLETTGIDIGKDRIVEISVFKVFPNGNKESKTWLVNPTIPIPPQSTAIHGISNEKVANEPTFKELAPLVYNMIKDSDLAGFNSDRFDIPLLAEELLRAGVDFDMKNRVSVDVQTIFHKMEERTLSAALRFYCGKELDNAHSAEADTMATYEILKAQLERYPELENDMKSLSEFTTRKKIADFAGMIAFDDNNEEIFTFGKHKGAKVEKILEIEPGYFSWIQNADFPLYTKKVLTAIKLRKLNTK, translated from the coding sequence ATGGAACTCAAACTCAATAAGCCAATTTGTTTTTTTGATCTCGAAACTACAGGAATTGATATCGGAAAAGACAGAATTGTGGAAATATCAGTTTTTAAGGTTTTTCCTAACGGAAATAAAGAAAGTAAAACATGGTTGGTGAACCCCACAATTCCAATTCCTCCGCAGTCAACGGCAATTCACGGAATCAGTAATGAAAAGGTGGCCAATGAGCCTACTTTTAAGGAGTTGGCGCCTCTTGTGTATAATATGATTAAGGATAGTGATTTGGCAGGATTCAATTCGGATCGCTTTGATATACCTTTATTGGCAGAAGAATTGTTGCGTGCAGGAGTTGATTTTGATATGAAAAACAGAGTTTCTGTAGATGTTCAGACAATTTTTCACAAAATGGAGGAGCGTACTTTGAGTGCGGCTTTGAGATTTTACTGTGGAAAAGAATTGGATAATGCACATTCTGCCGAAGCGGATACAATGGCGACTTATGAGATTCTGAAAGCACAGTTGGAGCGTTATCCGGAATTGGAAAACGACATGAAATCATTGTCTGAGTTTACGACTAGAAAAAAAATAGCCGATTTTGCAGGAATGATTGCTTTTGATGATAATAATGAAGAGATTTTTACCTTCGGAAAACATAAAGGAGCTAAAGTAGAAAAAATCCTGGAAATTGAACCTGGTTATTTTAGCTGGATTCAAAATGCGGATTTTCCTCTATACACCAAAAAAGTTCTGACAGCAATTAAATTAAGAAAACTAAATACAAAATAA